In uncultured Bacteroides sp., the following proteins share a genomic window:
- the rhaM gene encoding L-rhamnose mutarotase has protein sequence MKREAFKMYLKPGFEEEYQRRHNAIWPELKELLEKSGVSDYTIFWDKDTNVLFAVQKNDGSGSQDLGDNPIVQKWWAYMADLMETNPDNSPVSIPIKEVFHMD, from the coding sequence ATGAAAAGAGAAGCGTTTAAAATGTATTTGAAACCAGGGTTCGAAGAAGAGTATCAAAGAAGACACAATGCTATATGGCCTGAATTAAAAGAATTGTTGGAAAAGAGTGGAGTATCAGATTATACAATTTTTTGGGATAAAGATACCAATGTACTTTTTGCAGTTCAGAAAAATGATGGCAGTGGGTCGCAGGACTTGGGAGATAATCCAATTGTACAGAAGTGGTGGGCCTATATGGCCGATCTAATGGAGACAAACCCCGATAACTCTCCTGTTTCGATTCCTATAAAAGAAGTTTTCCACATGGATTAA
- a CDS encoding GDSL-type esterase/lipase family protein, with protein sequence MWGWAAFFDNFFDTKRISIENHALGGRSSRTFLTEGLWEKVLPGIKKGDYLFIQFGHNDGGSLSTGRARASLNGTGEESETVIMERTGGPEEVFTFGHYLRLYIRQAKAHGAIPVVLSHTPANKWADGKMSRCDETYGKWSKEVAEQEGAFYIDVNDRSAKKFETQGMEKAKSYYKDNVHTTFDGAMLNAKSVLEGLLDLPDCPLNQYLDKSALSKEYKAADKPLFRDPVYDGAADPIVIWNKQEQKWFMFYTNRRANMTDSKGVDWVHGTPIGIAESTDGGATWKYRGIANINYGSKDVTYWAPDIVESNGVYHMFLTIVPGVFTDWSHPREIIHLTSSNLLDWTFISKIPLASDKVIDAGIVKAPDGMWRMYYNNEKDHKSIYYAQSKDLNKWEDKGKVVGDRSGEGPKVFAWKGKYFMLVDNWDGLAVYSSNDMENWKRQEHNILREPGEGKDDGTKGLHADVVVNNGNAYVIYFTHPGRVATPAGKLDNYETRRTSVQVGKLEYENGEIKCDRNKPVYINLR encoded by the coding sequence ATGTGGGGGTGGGCTGCTTTCTTTGACAACTTCTTTGATACTAAACGCATCTCTATAGAGAATCATGCTCTTGGCGGACGAAGCAGTCGTACTTTCCTTACAGAAGGATTGTGGGAAAAAGTTCTTCCGGGAATAAAGAAAGGAGATTATCTTTTTATTCAGTTCGGACATAACGATGGAGGTTCATTGAGTACTGGCCGTGCACGCGCTTCATTGAATGGTACCGGCGAGGAATCGGAAACCGTAATCATGGAACGTACAGGCGGACCGGAAGAGGTTTTCACCTTTGGTCATTATCTGAGACTATATATTCGTCAGGCAAAGGCTCATGGAGCAATACCTGTTGTGCTGTCTCACACTCCGGCCAATAAGTGGGCCGATGGTAAAATGAGCAGATGTGATGAAACTTATGGAAAGTGGTCAAAGGAAGTGGCAGAACAGGAAGGTGCATTTTATATTGATGTGAATGACCGCAGTGCCAAGAAGTTTGAAACGCAGGGAATGGAGAAAGCAAAATCTTATTATAAGGACAATGTTCATACCACATTTGATGGAGCAATGCTGAATGCTAAATCAGTGCTTGAAGGTCTACTTGATTTGCCAGACTGTCCATTGAATCAGTATCTTGACAAGTCTGCTTTATCAAAAGAATATAAAGCTGCTGATAAGCCTTTGTTCCGTGATCCTGTTTACGATGGAGCAGCAGATCCAATTGTTATATGGAATAAGCAGGAACAGAAATGGTTCATGTTTTATACCAACCGTCGTGCAAATATGACCGATAGTAAAGGAGTTGACTGGGTTCATGGAACTCCAATCGGAATTGCAGAGTCTACCGATGGAGGAGCAACCTGGAAATACCGTGGAATAGCCAATATCAATTATGGTTCAAAGGATGTAACTTACTGGGCTCCGGATATTGTTGAAAGTAATGGCGTTTATCACATGTTCCTTACTATTGTTCCGGGAGTATTTACAGATTGGAGCCATCCACGGGAGATTATACACCTTACAAGTTCTAATCTGCTTGACTGGACTTTTATTTCAAAGATTCCTTTAGCTTCCGATAAAGTTATTGATGCCGGTATTGTAAAAGCACCCGATGGTATGTGGCGCATGTATTACAATAACGAGAAAGATCATAAATCAATTTACTATGCGCAAAGTAAGGATCTGAACAAATGGGAAGATAAAGGAAAAGTTGTAGGTGACCGTTCAGGAGAAGGACCAAAAGTTTTCGCCTGGAAAGGAAAGTATTTTATGCTTGTAGATAATTGGGACGGTTTGGCTGTCTATTCATCAAATGATATGGAGAACTGGAAACGCCAGGAGCATAATATTCTACGTGAACCGGGCGAAGGAAAAGACGATGGAACCAAAGGACTTCATGCCGATGTTGTTGTAAATAACGGCAATGCGTATGTAATCTACTTTACACATCCCGGAAGAGTTGCAACACCAGCCGGTAAACTTGATAATTACGAAACCAGACGGACTTCCGTTCAGGTAGGAAAACTAGAATATGAAAATGGAGAAATTAAGTGTGACAGAAACAAACCTGTTTACATAAACTTGAGATAA